A single window of Geoanaerobacter pelophilus DNA harbors:
- the hpnK gene encoding hopanoid biosynthesis-associated protein HpnK, producing the protein MKELIVNADDFGLSSGANRAIIKSWQEGVLTSTSLMVGANGFEEAVALARQNPGLQVGLHLTLVQGRSVGARAGFPPLADSGGNFTHDPVYAGMRYFFVRSLRKQLASEIEAQIIRFLETGLPLTHIDGHLNIHMHPTVFDILCKLMPKYGITTFRLSRERLGVDLELAPRRRLGKYADAYIFDRLARRCRPMLDQLGINYSVEVKGLLNSGQMTEDYFLKALDIVQDGITEIYFHPGCCPDQELSKWMPDYRHEDELAALTSHRVMDKIRSSGIVLRNYRGEVKEC; encoded by the coding sequence ATGAAGGAGCTGATTGTCAATGCCGATGACTTCGGCCTGTCCAGCGGTGCGAACCGGGCAATCATCAAGAGCTGGCAAGAAGGGGTGCTGACCAGCACCTCGCTGATGGTTGGCGCTAACGGGTTTGAAGAGGCCGTGGCCCTTGCCCGGCAAAACCCAGGATTACAGGTCGGGCTGCACCTGACGTTGGTTCAGGGCCGGTCGGTGGGTGCTAGAGCCGGTTTTCCTCCTCTGGCTGACTCGGGCGGCAATTTCACTCATGACCCGGTTTATGCCGGGATGAGGTATTTTTTTGTCAGATCTCTCAGAAAGCAGCTTGCCTCTGAGATCGAGGCCCAGATAATCCGCTTTCTCGAAACTGGCCTGCCTTTGACCCACATCGACGGGCATCTGAATATTCATATGCACCCGACCGTCTTTGACATTCTCTGCAAGCTGATGCCGAAGTATGGGATAACCACATTTCGTCTTTCGCGCGAGAGGCTGGGAGTGGATCTGGAGCTTGCTCCAAGGCGGAGACTGGGCAAGTATGCCGACGCCTACATCTTTGACCGGCTTGCCAGGCGTTGCCGACCGATGCTCGACCAGCTTGGCATTAATTACAGCGTGGAAGTAAAAGGTCTGCTTAACTCCGGGCAGATGACAGAGGATTATTTTTTGAAGGCACTCGATATAGTGCAGGACGGGATAACGGAGATCTATTTTCATCCTGGCTGCTGTCCGGACCAGGAGCTTTCAAAGTGGATGCCTGACTATCGCCATGAAGATGAACTCGCGGCACTGACCAGCCACCGGGTTATGGACAAGATCAGGTCATCTGGAATTGTCCTCCGCAATTATCGTGGAGAGGTGAAAGAATGCTGA
- a CDS encoding EamA family transporter, whose product MLKTFIIMMLAVTAGTVGDILLAKGMKEMGDISAMSLRGILNAAYQALTNPKLIVGTAMLAIFFFLWLAVLSWEDLSVALPMQALNYVLVAFLAQFYLGEHVSPLRWTGIALVCVGVMLITKSSSS is encoded by the coding sequence ATGCTGAAGACATTTATAATCATGATGCTGGCTGTAACCGCCGGCACTGTTGGAGATATCCTCCTTGCCAAGGGGATGAAGGAGATGGGCGATATTTCGGCCATGAGCCTGCGCGGCATCTTGAACGCTGCTTACCAGGCTCTTACCAATCCGAAACTGATTGTCGGGACCGCGATGCTCGCGATCTTCTTCTTTCTCTGGCTGGCAGTGTTATCTTGGGAAGACCTTTCTGTCGCACTGCCGATGCAGGCCCTGAACTATGTGCTGGTTGCATTTCTTGCCCAGTTTTACCTGGGCGAGCATGTTTCGCCGCTCAGATGGACCGGCATAGCCCTTGTTTGCGTCGGAGTGATGCTTATCACCAAAAGCAGTAGTTCTTAA
- a CDS encoding DUF3106 domain-containing protein produces the protein MKISNSSSGWRSETVAASFSLVMVLIVFAAGIAFGDQGNRIPWGSLPREDRELLGRYADRWDRLSPDRQERLLRGAERLSKMTPEERAEIKERSRRYRELPSDRRELLKKKAEEFQSLPPQERDRVKERYRWYKKLPSEDRKALRDKWHSLPPDERQYLRNERRNSQPDAGRRGREREH, from the coding sequence ATGAAGATCTCGAATTCTTCATCTGGCTGGCGGAGCGAGACCGTGGCCGCTAGTTTTTCACTTGTTATGGTGCTCATCGTCTTTGCTGCCGGGATTGCGTTCGGTGATCAGGGGAATCGGATTCCATGGGGGAGCCTTCCTCGTGAAGACAGGGAACTGCTGGGACGATATGCCGACCGTTGGGACCGGCTTTCGCCTGATCGGCAGGAACGGTTGCTCAGAGGTGCCGAACGGCTGAGTAAGATGACACCTGAAGAGCGCGCCGAGATCAAAGAGCGCTCCAGAAGGTATCGCGAACTCCCGTCTGACCGCAGGGAACTTTTGAAAAAAAAGGCTGAAGAGTTTCAAAGCTTGCCGCCGCAAGAGCGAGACCGGGTAAAGGAACGATACCGATGGTACAAGAAACTACCTTCGGAGGACCGTAAGGCGCTCCGCGATAAGTGGCATTCACTCCCCCCTGATGAGCGCCAGTATCTCAGGAACGAGAGGCGGAACAGTCAACCTGATGCCGGGAGAAGAGGTCGGGAGAGGGAGCACTGA
- a CDS encoding RNA polymerase sigma factor yields MNCFLAEVERRAFRMAYLATGCQDDALDVVQDAMLDFVRRYATRPAEEWRPLFYRINQNRITDWHRRTTVRNRFRSWFGMGHDDGDDGFDPVEAFADPRGETPASELLNRELGQQLEKSVRQLPLRQQQAFLLRAWEGLDVAQTAVAMKCSEGSVKTHYFRAVNALRNVLEEYR; encoded by the coding sequence CTGAACTGCTTCCTGGCCGAAGTAGAGCGAAGGGCCTTCCGGATGGCATATCTTGCGACCGGGTGTCAGGACGATGCATTGGACGTGGTGCAGGACGCAATGCTCGATTTTGTCAGGCGCTACGCAACAAGACCTGCTGAAGAATGGCGGCCACTGTTCTATCGCATCAACCAGAATCGGATCACTGACTGGCACCGACGGACAACAGTCCGGAACCGGTTTCGGAGTTGGTTCGGGATGGGGCATGACGATGGCGATGATGGCTTTGATCCAGTTGAGGCTTTTGCGGATCCACGTGGTGAAACCCCGGCATCCGAGCTTTTGAATCGTGAGCTAGGCCAACAGCTGGAAAAGAGTGTGCGCCAGTTGCCGCTTCGTCAGCAGCAGGCTTTTCTCCTGAGGGCTTGGGAAGGGCTCGACGTCGCCCAGACCGCAGTGGCAATGAAATGTTCTGAGGGGAGTGTTAAGACCCATTATTTTCGTGCAGTAAATGCTTTGCGCAACGTTCTGGAGGAGTATCGGTGA
- the hpnJ gene encoding hopanoid biosynthesis associated radical SAM protein HpnJ, which yields MKPLFLNPPTFEDFDGGAGARYQASREVTSFWYPTWLCYPAGMIEGSRVVDAPVQRLDLAACLAIAKDFDVVVMYTSTPTLAIDVATARAVKAQKPSTITVLTGPHVTILSEDSLLFAGDAVDIVCRGEFDYAIKELCEGREWERIDGISFRKEGKVVHTADRPPIEDLDALPFVAPVYRRDLPISEYVIPHFKNPYVSIYSSRGCPSKCIYCLWPQTFSGQKMRTRSPQNVYEEIKWIVDNIPEMRELSFDDDTFSADRKHARAVAELIKPLGISWTINARANCDYETLKIMREAGLRHLVVGYESGNEQILKNIKKGVTKEQAIQFTKDCKKLGLSIHGAFIMGLPGETRETIRETIEYAKQLDLNSIQASLASPYPGTEFYTLCQEQGWIASDDFIDSTGHQKCVINYPHLSNAEIFASVEEFYNKFYFRPKYIARSVMKMITDSQERKKLLKEGKQYLDYMKKRKQSQQCK from the coding sequence ATGAAGCCGTTGTTTTTAAACCCCCCCACCTTCGAGGATTTCGATGGCGGTGCTGGTGCCCGTTACCAGGCCTCGCGCGAGGTCACCTCTTTCTGGTACCCAACCTGGCTCTGCTACCCGGCAGGAATGATTGAAGGGAGCAGGGTGGTTGATGCCCCGGTTCAACGCCTTGATCTTGCTGCCTGCCTAGCCATTGCCAAGGATTTTGACGTTGTCGTCATGTACACATCGACGCCGACACTGGCAATAGATGTTGCTACCGCGCGGGCAGTCAAGGCGCAGAAACCGTCGACTATCACGGTACTCACCGGTCCCCATGTCACCATTCTTTCCGAGGATTCGCTGCTGTTTGCCGGCGATGCGGTTGATATCGTTTGCCGCGGCGAGTTCGATTACGCCATAAAAGAGCTGTGTGAAGGGCGGGAATGGGAGCGGATCGACGGCATCAGCTTCCGGAAAGAGGGGAAAGTGGTGCATACCGCCGACCGTCCCCCTATCGAGGATCTGGATGCTCTCCCTTTTGTGGCGCCGGTCTACAGGCGCGATCTGCCGATCAGCGAATATGTTATCCCGCATTTCAAGAATCCCTATGTTTCCATTTACTCCAGCCGCGGCTGTCCCTCCAAATGCATTTATTGTCTCTGGCCGCAGACCTTTTCCGGCCAGAAGATGCGTACCCGTTCGCCGCAAAATGTCTATGAAGAGATCAAATGGATTGTCGACAATATTCCGGAGATGCGTGAGCTCTCCTTTGATGACGATACCTTCAGTGCTGACCGGAAACATGCCCGTGCCGTTGCCGAACTGATCAAGCCTTTAGGCATCTCCTGGACGATCAATGCCCGTGCCAACTGCGATTACGAGACGCTGAAGATCATGCGCGAGGCAGGACTCCGTCATCTGGTGGTTGGTTATGAGAGCGGTAACGAACAGATCCTGAAGAACATCAAGAAGGGTGTGACCAAGGAGCAGGCGATACAGTTCACCAAAGACTGCAAAAAGCTGGGGCTCTCCATCCATGGCGCTTTTATCATGGGGCTTCCCGGGGAAACCCGTGAGACCATCCGCGAGACCATCGAGTATGCCAAGCAGCTTGATCTGAACTCCATCCAGGCATCGCTGGCCTCACCGTATCCAGGCACCGAGTTTTATACCCTTTGTCAGGAGCAGGGTTGGATCGCTTCCGATGATTTCATCGACAGCACCGGCCATCAGAAGTGTGTCATCAACTACCCGCATCTTTCCAATGCAGAGATCTTCGCTTCGGTCGAGGAGTTTTACAACAAGTTCTATTTCCGCCCCAAGTACATTGCCCGGAGTGTTATGAAGATGATAACCGACAGCCAGGAGCGGAAGAAACTGCTGAAGGAAGGCAAGCAGTACCTTGATTACATGAAGAAGCGCAAGCAGTCGCAGCAGTGTAAATGA
- a CDS encoding response regulator produces MTTRILLTEDNEALAHMLERFLVAQGHEVLLAKNGAEALNMLASREVDLLVLDLRLPEVSGIEVLQRLRRTPRGATLPVVIMTGYYKGEKFAEGARRLGVTHYLEKPFSQQHFLKAIHEALSGQTKTRSESATLLSTLVDIYYSGKNGTLKLRQGPPLAILQGGVVSFLSRSRDEFAAHLVARGKLALEERNLFVVSGEGRIFLTQAGYLPYDELVEESRSFMVRTLLDAIMVNTSAEFVPGLPELEPPLVPLQLPELLYEAFAGHALGFNADSFLSRFGHLFPARTANFYRQANLVSMSQDDIATLNLINGRRLLHEIVGQGTQRAAAASFCYFLKVMRFVTLNLTPSDEEEAGFRIKALYNRPIEEDLNGVEEQSERFDDLVAEISGSVELAVGNEGMAAPLLSSVISFEQQVQRDYSYVKEKNYYELLGMTPGSFTFNTLKDSYFSKTRPYSQERLMELSGPVLEMAQEVLSVLSTAYNTLSNVVSKERYDELLHSDKVGLDGKQDDKLQAKVQFQSGKVFLEMSEFANAEKAFQDAYRLEPDVALHSAFLAWAIYSNPSNKGSKASFDKARTLLAKSLQNGKHSEAYSFRGWMLLDEGREGLAEGEFQKALKLNPRDSLALKGVQQISVHRQSEKKGLFSKFFG; encoded by the coding sequence ATGACCACCCGAATTTTACTGACGGAAGATAACGAAGCTCTTGCTCATATGCTGGAGCGGTTTCTTGTCGCTCAGGGGCATGAAGTGCTTTTGGCGAAAAACGGCGCCGAAGCTCTGAACATGCTGGCTTCCCGGGAAGTCGATCTTCTGGTGCTTGATCTGAGACTGCCCGAAGTAAGCGGGATCGAAGTGCTGCAGAGGTTGCGCAGGACACCGAGAGGCGCCACTTTGCCGGTGGTAATCATGACCGGTTACTACAAGGGCGAGAAGTTTGCAGAAGGGGCGAGGCGCCTCGGCGTTACGCATTACCTGGAAAAGCCCTTCAGTCAGCAGCATTTTCTGAAGGCGATTCACGAAGCCCTTTCCGGGCAGACCAAGACCCGCAGCGAATCCGCCACTTTGCTCTCAACACTGGTTGATATCTACTATTCCGGGAAAAACGGGACGCTTAAGCTGAGGCAAGGGCCACCGCTGGCAATCCTGCAGGGCGGGGTGGTGTCTTTCTTGTCAAGAAGCCGCGATGAATTTGCGGCGCATCTGGTTGCCAGAGGCAAGCTTGCTCTGGAGGAGCGCAACCTGTTTGTGGTCAGCGGAGAAGGGCGAATCTTTCTTACCCAGGCCGGATATCTTCCCTATGATGAGCTTGTTGAAGAATCCCGCAGCTTTATGGTCCGGACGCTGCTCGATGCCATCATGGTAAATACATCGGCAGAGTTTGTCCCCGGACTGCCGGAACTGGAGCCGCCGCTTGTGCCCCTGCAGTTGCCGGAGCTTCTCTATGAGGCTTTTGCCGGCCATGCGCTCGGTTTTAATGCCGATAGCTTTCTCTCCCGGTTTGGTCACCTGTTCCCTGCCAGGACAGCCAACTTCTACCGCCAGGCGAACTTGGTATCAATGAGCCAGGATGATATTGCCACGCTTAATCTGATTAACGGACGGCGTCTGCTGCATGAGATTGTAGGGCAAGGGACCCAACGGGCTGCCGCCGCCTCTTTTTGCTACTTTCTCAAGGTGATGCGCTTCGTAACGCTCAATCTGACCCCGAGTGACGAGGAGGAGGCCGGCTTTCGGATAAAGGCCCTTTACAACCGCCCGATCGAGGAAGATCTTAATGGAGTTGAGGAGCAATCGGAACGCTTTGATGATCTGGTGGCGGAAATCTCCGGTTCGGTTGAACTTGCCGTCGGCAATGAAGGGATGGCGGCCCCGCTGTTAAGCTCGGTAATAAGCTTCGAGCAACAGGTTCAGCGGGATTATTCATATGTCAAAGAGAAGAATTACTATGAGCTGTTGGGGATGACCCCAGGTTCTTTTACCTTCAACACCCTGAAGGATTCATATTTTTCCAAGACAAGACCTTATTCGCAGGAACGTCTCATGGAGCTTTCCGGGCCGGTGCTGGAGATGGCCCAAGAGGTGTTGTCCGTGTTGTCTACGGCCTACAATACCTTGTCGAACGTGGTTTCTAAGGAGCGTTACGACGAACTCCTGCATTCGGACAAGGTTGGCTTAGATGGCAAGCAAGACGATAAGCTTCAGGCCAAGGTGCAGTTTCAGTCAGGCAAGGTTTTCCTGGAGATGAGCGAATTTGCCAATGCCGAGAAGGCGTTCCAGGATGCCTATCGTCTTGAACCGGATGTTGCTTTGCATTCGGCGTTCCTTGCCTGGGCAATATACAGCAATCCGTCAAACAAAGGTTCGAAGGCATCATTCGACAAGGCACGAACCTTGTTGGCCAAATCGCTGCAAAACGGCAAGCATTCGGAAGCGTACTCATTCAGGGGATGGATGCTGCTGGATGAGGGGAGAGAAGGATTGGCGGAAGGCGAGTTCCAGAAGGCCCTGAAGTTGAATCCACGGGACAGTCTCGCCCTTAAAGGCGTTCAGCAGATATCGGTTCATCGGCAGTCAGAAAAGAAGGGGCTGTTCAGCAAGTTCTTCGGGTAA
- a CDS encoding S41 family peptidase, which produces MIRKLFTAGILCLTVIGVGHAADLKNFGGIGIDGIPWADGRIAVRQLVAGGPAHLAGIKPGDIITHIDGKQTKGSDFRQMVDYRLRGEAGTKVQINILRPGEKKPRVFILTRRQLVLPHK; this is translated from the coding sequence ATGATAAGAAAACTCTTTACCGCAGGGATACTCTGCCTCACTGTTATCGGCGTCGGACATGCCGCAGACCTGAAAAACTTTGGTGGCATCGGTATCGACGGCATCCCTTGGGCTGACGGCAGGATCGCGGTTCGCCAGCTTGTAGCCGGCGGCCCAGCCCACCTCGCCGGGATAAAACCAGGAGATATCATTACCCATATTGACGGGAAACAAACTAAAGGGAGTGATTTCAGACAAATGGTGGATTATCGTCTAAGAGGAGAAGCTGGAACCAAAGTACAGATCAATATCCTGAGGCCTGGTGAAAAGAAACCGCGGGTCTTCATTCTGACGCGAAGACAACTGGTACTACCTCATAAATAA
- the mltG gene encoding endolytic transglycosylase MltG, whose product MGRLFPQQYRKPVVSAIVASALVAMVAVSCLMLPPGDGSNVQLVDCGKGAPLARAAAEMKRKGVIRSATLLVVLARIKGIDGQVQAGTYQLNDGMSLSEILRKMVAGEIYANRFAVPEGYSIYQLAELLESRRIHPKVDFLAACSDKGVMQEFGIPGNTVEGYLFPATYNIMPNMKPVDTVRMMLRQFEKACGQLSPQLARGSARHRLVTMASIVEKEAVDPKERPLIASVFYNRLRKGMRLQSDPTAVYGVRPFAGKVSGDDVHRLSPYNTYRIKGLPPGPIGNPSAGAIQAAMKPQTSPYYYFVAKRDGTHFFSTTLDQHNIAVTKYLKNKGRNISSSGDVPGLRNDHPNFTDGR is encoded by the coding sequence TTGGGCAGACTTTTTCCGCAACAGTACCGTAAGCCTGTTGTCTCGGCCATTGTGGCATCGGCTCTGGTTGCGATGGTTGCCGTAAGTTGCCTGATGCTTCCGCCAGGGGATGGCTCAAATGTTCAGCTGGTTGATTGCGGGAAAGGGGCCCCTTTGGCGCGCGCCGCAGCGGAGATGAAACGCAAGGGAGTAATTCGCAGTGCCACACTCCTTGTTGTCCTGGCGAGAATCAAAGGAATTGATGGTCAGGTGCAGGCCGGTACCTATCAGTTGAACGATGGGATGTCCCTTAGCGAAATCCTGCGCAAGATGGTTGCCGGAGAAATATATGCCAATCGTTTTGCCGTGCCTGAGGGGTATTCGATCTACCAACTGGCCGAGCTTCTGGAGAGCCGCCGGATCCACCCCAAGGTTGATTTTCTAGCAGCTTGCAGTGATAAAGGGGTGATGCAGGAGTTTGGTATCCCGGGAAATACGGTTGAAGGGTATCTGTTCCCGGCAACCTACAATATAATGCCGAACATGAAACCTGTGGATACTGTGCGAATGATGTTGCGCCAGTTTGAAAAGGCTTGCGGCCAGCTGTCTCCCCAGCTTGCGCGGGGCAGCGCTCGTCATCGACTGGTGACCATGGCCTCCATTGTTGAAAAGGAGGCTGTTGATCCGAAAGAGCGACCGCTTATTGCCTCGGTGTTTTACAACCGTCTCCGGAAGGGGATGCGGCTGCAGAGCGACCCTACAGCTGTCTACGGCGTCAGGCCGTTTGCCGGGAAAGTTTCCGGAGATGATGTTCATCGGCTCTCTCCGTACAATACCTACCGGATAAAGGGGCTTCCTCCGGGACCAATCGGCAATCCGAGCGCCGGGGCGATTCAGGCTGCCATGAAGCCGCAAACTTCGCCATATTATTACTTTGTTGCCAAAAGAGACGGCACTCATTTTTTTTCAACGACGCTTGACCAACACAACATAGCTGTGACAAAGTATCTGAAAAATAAAGGCAGGAATATTTCCTCATCTGGAGATGTTCCGGGATTGCGCAATGACCACCCGAATTTTACTGACGGAAGATAA
- the asnS gene encoding asparagine--tRNA ligase, producing the protein MSVRMRISKVLADCCPGNDTNIAGWVRTVRSGKEITFLAVNDGSCLESLQVVADPALDNYEAVCRLGTGSSVRVTGVLQESPASGQRIELRATEIKIIGAADQDYPLQKKRHSFEFLREIAHLRPRTNTFGAVFRTRSALAQAVHRFFAERGFIYVHTPIITANDCEGAGELFRVTTLPFEKPPLVDGKVDFAEDFFAQATGLTVSGQLEGELFALAFSDIYTFGPTFRAENSNTPRHAAEFWMIEPEIAFADLMADAALAEDFLRFLCRFALEECSADMAFFDEHIEKGIVKRIDAVADSSFAIMDYSEAIGRLEKAPVSFQYPVSWGLDLQTEHERYITEQIVGGPVFIINYPKDIKAFYMRQNDDGKTVAAMDLLVPKVGEIIGGSQREERLDLLQQRMLETGVNPEGLWWYLDSRRWGSCPHAGFGLGFERLVMYLAGMENIRDVVPFPRTPRHAEF; encoded by the coding sequence ATGTCCGTAAGAATGAGGATCAGTAAGGTGTTGGCTGATTGTTGTCCTGGAAACGACACTAATATCGCTGGATGGGTCCGGACAGTAAGGTCCGGCAAGGAGATAACATTTCTTGCTGTCAATGATGGCTCGTGCCTGGAGAGTCTGCAGGTGGTTGCTGACCCGGCTCTTGATAATTATGAGGCTGTTTGCCGTTTGGGAACCGGCAGCTCGGTAAGGGTGACAGGGGTGCTTCAGGAATCACCTGCTTCGGGCCAGCGCATCGAGCTCCGCGCCACCGAGATTAAGATCATCGGCGCTGCTGATCAGGACTACCCACTGCAGAAGAAACGCCACAGCTTCGAATTCCTGCGAGAGATCGCTCACCTTAGGCCACGGACAAATACCTTTGGTGCGGTTTTTCGGACTCGCTCCGCTCTTGCCCAAGCGGTTCATCGCTTCTTTGCCGAAAGGGGGTTCATCTATGTCCATACCCCCATCATAACAGCCAACGATTGCGAAGGTGCTGGTGAGCTGTTTCGGGTTACCACTCTTCCGTTCGAAAAGCCACCGTTGGTTGATGGCAAGGTGGATTTCGCAGAAGATTTCTTTGCCCAGGCCACCGGTCTGACTGTCAGCGGTCAGCTGGAGGGTGAGCTGTTTGCCCTGGCTTTTTCAGACATATACACTTTTGGTCCTACGTTTCGGGCCGAGAATTCCAATACCCCGCGCCACGCTGCCGAATTCTGGATGATAGAGCCTGAGATAGCTTTTGCCGATCTGATGGCTGATGCGGCTTTGGCCGAGGACTTCCTCCGCTTCCTATGCCGCTTCGCCCTTGAGGAGTGTAGCGCAGACATGGCTTTTTTCGATGAACATATCGAAAAGGGGATTGTGAAGCGGATTGACGCAGTGGCCGACAGTTCCTTTGCAATAATGGATTATTCCGAGGCGATTGGCCGGCTCGAAAAAGCCCCAGTTTCCTTCCAGTATCCGGTTTCCTGGGGGCTGGACCTGCAGACCGAGCATGAACGGTATATTACCGAGCAGATTGTTGGGGGACCGGTTTTTATTATCAACTATCCCAAAGATATCAAGGCATTCTATATGCGACAGAACGATGATGGCAAGACAGTGGCTGCCATGGACCTGCTGGTGCCGAAAGTCGGAGAAATAATCGGGGGGAGCCAGCGAGAGGAACGTCTGGATCTGTTGCAACAAAGGATGCTGGAAACCGGAGTTAATCCGGAAGGGCTCTGGTGGTATCTTGACAGCCGGCGCTGGGGCTCATGTCCTCATGCGGGGTTTGGTCTAGGCTTTGAACGACTGGTTATGTACCTTGCCGGGATGGAAAACATTCGCGATGTTGTGCCGTTTCCGAGGACACCCAGGCACGCGGAATTCTGA